A window of the Calditrichia bacterium genome harbors these coding sequences:
- a CDS encoding tyrosine protein phosphatase, with product MIDIHNHIIFKFDDGPKSLSESLEMLRIAADQGITDVFATSHFNEIIDAEMERVYFERLEILRKECREHKINIRLHSGSEMFFHHFIHETVKKTRVATLCEQGKYILMEFPLYLMPTGVEDALYRLTMDGFIPIIAHPERYSALHSRPEKLINFVKYGGLLQVNAGSILGDFGKTTQKIALWLLESKLVHFIGSDAHGPNGRTFKLQKAATELKESLDQSYIDDLVTNNPRKIIDHISLEPMPVPESPQKPRGFVQRFRDKLKFL from the coding sequence ATGATCGACATTCACAACCATATTATTTTCAAATTTGACGACGGCCCCAAATCGTTGAGCGAGTCTTTGGAAATGCTGCGCATTGCTGCAGATCAGGGAATTACGGATGTATTCGCAACATCCCATTTTAACGAAATTATTGATGCTGAAATGGAGCGGGTATATTTCGAGCGGCTGGAAATTTTGCGCAAAGAATGCCGGGAACACAAAATCAACATCCGGTTGCATTCCGGCTCGGAAATGTTTTTTCATCATTTTATCCACGAGACAGTAAAAAAAACCAGGGTCGCCACCCTTTGCGAACAGGGCAAATACATATTGATGGAATTCCCGCTGTATTTGATGCCAACCGGTGTGGAAGATGCCCTTTACCGGTTAACAATGGATGGTTTTATTCCTATAATTGCGCATCCGGAGCGCTATTCTGCGTTACATAGCCGTCCTGAAAAGCTGATTAATTTTGTAAAATATGGCGGTTTGCTGCAGGTTAATGCCGGCAGTATTCTCGGCGATTTCGGGAAAACCACCCAAAAAATTGCGCTGTGGTTGCTGGAAAGCAAATTGGTGCATTTTATCGGATCAGATGCACACGGACCGAATGGCAGAACCTTCAAACTTCAAAAAGCTGCAACGGAATTGAAAGAATCGTTGGATCAATCATATATTGATGATCTGGTGACCAACAATCCCCGGAAAATTATTGATCACATTTCGCTGGAACCGATGCCTGTTCCGGAATCTCCCCAAAAGCCGCGCGGATTTGTTCAGCGGTTCCGCGACAAACTGAAATTTCTCTAA
- a CDS encoding SDR family oxidoreductase, with product MSQPKVVLITGASRGIGKAIAIKFAEHGYQTVITGRNVDLLKETASKIESVGKLPAKVIAAELRDTHDISRLIGGTLQQFGKIDVLINNAGVLHIKPFLEITSDELTEMIDTNFMAVFQLTQRIVPEMLKQKSGTIVNIASLAGKYGFQGGSGYAATKFALRGFAQSLMLELRPHDIRVLSVFPGSVNTDMLDDNPIATNAKTALAPEDVAHAVFAVVSADSRATISELDIRPSNPKKG from the coding sequence ATGTCACAACCAAAAGTTGTATTAATAACCGGTGCTAGTCGTGGAATTGGCAAAGCGATCGCCATCAAATTTGCTGAACATGGTTACCAAACCGTGATTACCGGTCGCAATGTGGATTTGTTGAAAGAGACCGCGTCAAAAATTGAGTCGGTTGGGAAATTACCGGCGAAAGTTATCGCCGCGGAGCTGCGCGATACGCACGATATCAGCCGTTTGATTGGCGGTACACTCCAGCAATTTGGAAAAATTGACGTGCTCATCAACAATGCCGGTGTTCTACATATCAAGCCGTTTCTGGAAATCACATCCGATGAACTTACCGAAATGATCGACACGAATTTTATGGCGGTATTTCAATTGACCCAGCGAATTGTTCCGGAAATGCTCAAACAAAAAAGCGGCACTATTGTAAATATTGCGTCGTTGGCAGGAAAATACGGTTTTCAGGGTGGCAGCGGATATGCGGCAACCAAATTTGCGTTGCGCGGCTTTGCCCAATCGCTCATGCTCGAGCTGCGTCCGCATGATATTCGCGTGCTTTCGGTTTTCCCTGGATCGGTGAATACGGATATGCTGGACGATAATCCCATCGCCACCAACGCGAAAACGGCATTGGCGCCGGAAGATGTTGCCCACGCTGTTTTTGCTGTTGTATCCGCAGATTCGCGTGCGACAATCAGCGAATTGGACATCCGCCCGAGCAACCCCAAAAAAGGCTGA
- a CDS encoding ribosome maturation factor RimP has protein sequence MDHLLEKIRDLIEPVFDQMNIYLVDIDLRGNKGSQVLSVFADTKSGISLDQITRLTREINEILDVNDVIDGGYRLEVSSPGIDRDLKMQWEYEKNIGRNLSVSYQNGDEPVSFNGKLTEVTTDTITLVYKKESMQIPLNAILKARVQIKW, from the coding sequence ATGGACCATTTATTGGAAAAAATTCGCGATTTGATCGAGCCGGTGTTCGATCAGATGAATATTTATCTGGTGGATATCGATTTGCGAGGAAACAAGGGCTCGCAGGTATTGTCTGTTTTTGCAGATACGAAAAGCGGTATATCGCTGGACCAGATTACACGCTTGACACGCGAAATCAATGAAATTCTCGATGTAAACGATGTTATCGACGGCGGCTATCGACTGGAAGTGTCTTCACCCGGAATTGATCGGGATTTGAAAATGCAGTGGGAATACGAAAAGAATATCGGGCGAAATTTGTCTGTCAGCTATCAAAACGGCGATGAACCGGTAAGTTTCAATGGGAAATTAACAGAAGTGACAACAGATACCATCACGCTTGTTTATAAAAAAGAATCAATGCAGATACCATTAAATGCCATTTTAAAGGCAAGGGTTCAGATAAAATGGTAA
- the nusA gene encoding transcription termination factor NusA — protein sequence MKSEIVAAAAEIAREKRIDREDLRDILEDIFMTLMKRKYGEEADFDVIVNIDRGDMEIYVEKEVVNEVTDPDYQISLEDALKVDPEVEEGELFAEVVNPEKFGRRLINIAKQTLLQRLREYEKEKVYDEYKSRVGEIVIGDVHQETRGGLFIVVDRTEMFMPRSESIPNERLRRGDSVRALIKEVNKPDIMLVENEEDLSPKRRKRGHRPEIIVSRADTQFLIRLFEIEVPEIFDGIVEIKKVARRPGERSKIAVESIDKRIDPVGACVGMRGVRIQSVVRELNGEKIDVIPFSSEPEIFINRAMTPAKPIRVIYNREENLGVAIIPDKDMGLALGRGEANRELAQQLTGVNIELIKESEFYESTMSEETEMDIEDLPGLSAAVVDRLREAGINTAEELKGLGLQGLMEIPGIGQKTAQRILGQLNI from the coding sequence ATGAAAAGTGAAATTGTTGCAGCAGCAGCGGAAATAGCCCGCGAAAAACGTATCGACCGGGAAGATTTACGCGACATTCTCGAAGATATTTTTATGACGTTGATGAAGCGCAAATACGGCGAAGAAGCCGATTTTGACGTTATTGTCAACATTGATCGCGGTGACATGGAAATTTATGTTGAAAAAGAAGTGGTGAATGAAGTCACCGATCCGGATTATCAAATTTCACTGGAAGATGCTCTGAAAGTTGATCCCGAAGTGGAAGAAGGTGAGCTTTTTGCAGAGGTGGTAAATCCGGAAAAATTCGGACGCCGGTTGATTAATATCGCCAAACAAACATTGCTGCAACGCCTTCGTGAATATGAAAAAGAAAAAGTGTACGACGAATACAAATCTCGAGTTGGTGAGATCGTTATCGGGGATGTGCATCAGGAAACCCGTGGCGGTTTATTTATTGTAGTTGATCGCACTGAAATGTTTATGCCGCGCTCCGAATCCATTCCCAACGAGCGTTTACGACGCGGAGACAGTGTGCGTGCACTCATCAAAGAAGTTAACAAACCGGATATTATGCTGGTTGAAAACGAAGAAGATTTGTCGCCAAAGCGGCGGAAACGCGGACATCGCCCGGAAATTATCGTTTCCCGTGCAGACACCCAGTTTTTAATCCGGTTGTTCGAAATCGAAGTACCCGAAATTTTTGACGGTATTGTTGAAATCAAAAAAGTTGCTCGCCGCCCAGGTGAGCGATCAAAAATTGCGGTTGAGTCCATTGATAAACGCATCGATCCGGTTGGCGCATGCGTCGGGATGCGCGGTGTGCGGATTCAATCCGTTGTTCGCGAACTCAACGGCGAAAAAATAGACGTGATTCCTTTTTCGTCGGAACCGGAAATTTTTATCAATCGTGCAATGACGCCGGCAAAGCCGATACGGGTGATCTACAATCGCGAGGAAAATCTTGGCGTTGCCATTATTCCGGATAAAGATATGGGTTTGGCGCTTGGACGCGGTGAAGCAAACCGCGAATTGGCGCAGCAATTGACCGGAGTGAATATCGAATTGATTAAAGAATCCGAATTCTACGAAAGCACAATGAGCGAAGAAACCGAAATGGATATCGAAGATTTACCGGGATTGAGCGCAGCCGTGGTGGATCGTCTCCGCGAAGCAGGCATCAACACCGCCGAGGAATTAAAAGGGCTCGGCTTGCAAGGATTGATGGAAATTCCGGGAATCGGTCAAAAAACAGCCCAGAGAATTTTGGGGCAGTTGAATATTTAA
- a CDS encoding ribosomal L7Ae/L30e/S12e/Gadd45 family protein, which translates to MAKIQQIELKEKLITLLGFAKKSRQLICGYEGVRRGVSRNTIVFIVIDNELAEHTKEKIHHLARKQGIPVYSAKPQKNGVKLVDSTGYKVVGMSRGGLADGFMSTLKQES; encoded by the coding sequence ATGGCAAAAATTCAGCAGATAGAGCTAAAAGAGAAGTTAATAACGCTGTTGGGATTTGCAAAAAAATCCCGGCAGTTGATATGTGGTTACGAGGGTGTTCGCCGGGGAGTTAGTCGAAATACGATTGTATTTATAGTGATTGACAATGAACTCGCAGAGCACACAAAGGAAAAAATACATCACTTGGCCCGCAAGCAAGGAATACCTGTGTATTCTGCCAAGCCACAAAAAAATGGCGTAAAATTGGTAGATTCAACAGGTTACAAAGTGGTAGGAATGAGTCGGGGCGGGTTGGCTGACGGATTTATGAGTACGTTAAAACAGGAGAGCTGA